In Flavobacterium sp. N1736, the following are encoded in one genomic region:
- the folP gene encoding dihydropteroate synthase, which produces MLINCKGQLIDLSIPKIMGILNVTPNSFFDGGKYSNEDEIISQVGKMLSEGATFIDIGAYSSKPSAEFVSEKEEIERIIPVIELILKHFPDTLLSIDTFRAEVAKASIENGAAIINDIAAGELDDKMFDVIAKYNVPYIMMHMRGNPQTMQSLTQYEDIVKEILFYFSEKVNKARSFGINDLILDPGFGFAKTTDQNYEVLQKMELFNLLELPVLAGVSRKSMIYKTLNNTAQDALNGTTVLNTIALTKGAKILRVHDVKEGMECITLFEKMNSNTI; this is translated from the coding sequence ATGTTAATTAACTGCAAAGGCCAGCTTATTGATTTGTCGATTCCTAAAATAATGGGAATATTGAATGTGACGCCAAATTCTTTTTTTGATGGCGGAAAATATAGTAATGAAGATGAAATAATTTCGCAAGTAGGTAAAATGTTGTCTGAAGGAGCAACATTTATTGATATTGGCGCTTATTCGAGTAAACCAAGTGCAGAATTTGTTTCGGAAAAAGAAGAAATAGAAAGAATAATTCCTGTCATTGAATTGATTTTAAAGCATTTTCCGGACACATTACTTTCTATCGATACTTTTAGAGCCGAAGTTGCAAAAGCAAGTATAGAAAACGGTGCAGCAATTATAAATGATATTGCAGCTGGAGAATTAGATGATAAAATGTTTGATGTTATCGCAAAATATAATGTTCCGTATATTATGATGCACATGCGAGGCAATCCGCAAACAATGCAAAGTTTGACACAATATGAGGATATTGTAAAAGAAATACTTTTCTATTTTTCAGAAAAAGTAAACAAAGCAAGAAGTTTCGGAATCAATGATTTAATCCTGGATCCAGGTTTCGGATTCGCAAAAACAACCGATCAGAATTATGAAGTTTTGCAAAAAATGGAACTTTTTAATTTATTAGAATTACCTGTTTTAGCCGGAGTTTCAAGAAAATCAATGATTTACAAAACACTAAATAACACCGCACAAGATGCCTTAAACGGAACAACAGTTTTGAATACAATTGCCTTAACAAAAGGTGCAAAAATCCTGCGTGTTCACGATGTAAAAGAAGGAATGGAATGTATTACTTTGTTTGAAAAAATGAATTCAAATACTATTTAA
- a CDS encoding heavy metal translocating P-type ATPase, translating into MIHTSDTKCCETEQKTVQKKAHSGCCSHDEIEAHDDHDGHDHSIGNKTTFQLFTPAIISFILLIIAIIFDNYYPQSWFTGSVRIIWYAIAYLPVGLPVVKEAWESAIKGSFFSEFLLMVIATIGAFAIGEYPEGVAVMLFYAIGENFQTLAVTRAKANIKTLLDQRPDEVTILENNQPKIVKAKEVQIGAIIQLKPGEKLGLDGELISDNASFNTAALTGESKPDTKSKGENVLAGMINLNSVAEVRVTTLYKDSKLSKILEMVQDATAKKAPTELFIRKFAKIYTPFVVYAAIAICFLPYFFIDNYIFRDWLYRALVFLVISCPCALVISIPLGYFGGIGAASKNGILFKGSTFLDIMAAIQVVVMDKTGTLTKGVFKVQKVVANEISESDLVKYTAALETKSTHPVGTAIIEYANGAEKDVTIIDVEEIAGHGLKGKVDGNEILAGNIKLMKKFNIDYDPEIDATPFTIIVIAINQKYAGYFLIADEIKEDAKQAIQNLHKINVKTVMLSGDKSAVVNAVAKELNIDEAYGDLLPEDKVEKVTFLKDKNLKIAFVGDGVNDAPVVALAHAGIAMGGLGSDATIETADIVIQNDQPTKIYTAINIGKKTKQIVWQNITLAFVVKAAVLILGAGGLATMWEAVFADVGVALLAILNAVRIQKMKF; encoded by the coding sequence ATGATACATACTAGCGATACAAAATGCTGTGAAACAGAACAAAAAACAGTTCAAAAAAAAGCACATTCAGGATGTTGTTCTCATGACGAAATTGAAGCTCATGATGACCACGACGGACACGATCATTCTATAGGAAACAAAACTACTTTTCAATTGTTTACGCCGGCTATTATTAGCTTTATTTTACTAATTATTGCCATTATTTTTGATAATTATTATCCACAATCCTGGTTTACAGGATCTGTACGAATAATTTGGTATGCAATTGCTTATTTGCCCGTTGGTCTTCCTGTAGTTAAAGAAGCATGGGAAAGTGCGATAAAAGGATCTTTTTTTTCAGAATTTCTTCTTATGGTTATTGCCACAATTGGCGCTTTTGCGATTGGCGAATATCCCGAAGGTGTTGCTGTAATGCTGTTTTATGCCATTGGAGAAAATTTTCAGACATTGGCGGTTACAAGAGCCAAAGCAAATATTAAAACATTATTAGACCAGCGTCCTGATGAAGTTACGATTTTAGAAAATAATCAGCCGAAAATCGTAAAAGCAAAAGAAGTGCAGATTGGTGCTATTATTCAGCTTAAACCCGGCGAAAAATTAGGTTTAGATGGCGAATTAATATCTGATAATGCTTCGTTTAATACAGCAGCTTTAACAGGCGAAAGTAAACCCGACACAAAAAGCAAAGGCGAAAATGTTCTTGCCGGAATGATTAATCTTAATTCAGTTGCAGAAGTTAGGGTTACAACATTATATAAAGATAGTAAATTATCTAAAATCTTAGAAATGGTTCAGGATGCGACTGCCAAAAAAGCTCCAACTGAATTGTTTATCCGAAAATTTGCTAAAATCTATACACCGTTTGTGGTTTATGCAGCGATTGCAATCTGTTTTTTGCCTTATTTTTTTATAGACAATTATATTTTTAGAGACTGGCTTTACAGAGCATTGGTGTTTTTGGTAATCTCATGTCCTTGTGCGTTGGTAATTTCAATTCCGTTAGGTTATTTTGGCGGAATTGGTGCCGCAAGCAAAAACGGAATCCTGTTTAAAGGTTCTACTTTTCTGGATATAATGGCTGCCATTCAGGTTGTTGTAATGGATAAAACCGGAACATTGACAAAAGGAGTTTTTAAAGTTCAAAAAGTAGTTGCAAACGAAATTTCAGAAAGCGATTTAGTAAAATATACCGCCGCACTCGAAACAAAATCAACGCATCCTGTAGGAACTGCCATAATTGAATATGCAAATGGTGCCGAAAAAGATGTTACTATTATTGATGTTGAAGAAATTGCCGGTCATGGTTTAAAAGGAAAAGTAGACGGAAATGAAATTCTGGCAGGAAATATCAAATTAATGAAAAAATTTAATATTGATTATGATCCTGAAATTGATGCAACGCCATTTACCATAATTGTCATTGCAATCAATCAAAAATATGCCGGATACTTTTTAATTGCCGATGAAATTAAAGAAGATGCCAAACAGGCAATTCAAAATTTACATAAGATAAATGTAAAAACGGTAATGCTTTCCGGCGATAAAAGTGCAGTCGTAAATGCTGTTGCAAAAGAACTGAATATCGACGAAGCTTACGGCGATTTATTACCCGAAGATAAAGTCGAAAAAGTGACATTTCTAAAAGATAAAAACCTGAAAATTGCCTTTGTTGGCGATGGCGTAAATGACGCTCCTGTTGTGGCGCTTGCTCATGCCGGAATTGCAATGGGAGGTTTGGGAAGTGACGCTACAATTGAAACCGCCGACATTGTGATTCAAAATGATCAGCCTACAAAAATTTATACAGCCATAAATATTGGTAAAAAAACAAAACAAATTGTGTGGCAAAATATAACTCTTGCCTTTGTTGTAAAAGCAGCCGTGCTCATACTTGGCGCAGGAGGTTTGGCAACAATGTGGGAAGCTGTTTTTGCAGATGTTGGCGTTGCTTTGCTCGCCATACTAAACGCAGTAAGGATTCAGAAAATGAAATTTTAA
- a CDS encoding efflux RND transporter periplasmic adaptor subunit produces MKNIKYTISRTSTLLFIAFLMAIIMSCNKQKAEETHEEEKSESEIALTPEQFKTVGIKFGKIENRNLNTIIKANGYTTVPPQKSAKIATLLGGTVKDIFVLEGTFVNKGKVLATIQNLEVVGMLEDYKSAAANIEYLQLEYNRQKTLSDENVNPRKTFQEVKAKLAVERAKAQAAKNRLQALNVSTSSNNALIPIIAPISGYVGNINIAKGAFAETGIPLFEVVDNSQMHLDLNVYEKDLGSISIGQEVDFILTNQSNKSIKGKIFGINKSFSNESKTVAVHAKINPDDAKGLISGMYVSANINLNNATVPALPKAAIVKNGDKFFIFIKENTLLQKDTKQNSKEHEEIHFNAIEVIPGATDMGFTEVKFITSIPADSQIVTEGAFYLLSAQKGGGEHTH; encoded by the coding sequence ATGAAAAATATAAAATACACAATAAGCCGTACTTCTACCCTGCTCTTTATTGCTTTTTTGATGGCAATAATAATGTCATGCAACAAACAAAAAGCGGAAGAAACACACGAAGAAGAAAAATCAGAAAGCGAAATCGCCTTAACGCCGGAGCAATTTAAAACGGTTGGAATTAAATTTGGAAAAATAGAAAACCGCAACCTGAATACGATTATAAAAGCAAACGGATATACAACAGTTCCGCCGCAAAAATCAGCGAAAATTGCAACATTACTGGGCGGAACCGTCAAAGATATTTTTGTTTTGGAAGGTACATTTGTAAACAAAGGAAAAGTTTTGGCAACCATTCAAAACCTTGAAGTTGTGGGCATGCTCGAAGATTATAAATCGGCGGCGGCCAATATCGAATATTTACAATTAGAATATAATCGCCAGAAAACATTATCTGATGAAAATGTAAATCCACGAAAAACATTTCAGGAAGTAAAAGCAAAATTAGCGGTTGAAAGAGCAAAAGCACAAGCCGCCAAAAACAGATTGCAGGCATTAAATGTAAGCACATCGAGCAATAATGCCTTAATTCCTATTATTGCGCCAATAAGCGGTTATGTAGGGAATATTAATATTGCTAAAGGCGCATTTGCAGAAACAGGAATCCCATTATTTGAAGTTGTCGATAACAGCCAAATGCACCTGGATTTAAACGTTTATGAAAAAGATCTCGGTTCTATTTCAATTGGTCAGGAAGTCGATTTTATCCTAACAAATCAATCTAATAAATCGATAAAAGGCAAAATATTTGGTATCAATAAATCGTTTTCTAATGAAAGTAAAACCGTTGCCGTTCATGCTAAAATTAATCCCGATGATGCAAAAGGTTTAATATCAGGAATGTATGTTTCTGCCAATATCAATTTAAATAATGCAACAGTTCCAGCATTGCCTAAAGCCGCAATTGTTAAAAATGGAGATAAATTTTTTATCTTTATAAAAGAAAACACGCTTTTGCAAAAAGACACAAAACAGAATTCTAAAGAGCACGAAGAAATACATTTTAATGCAATAGAAGTTATTCCGGGTGCTACAGATATGGGTTTTACCGAAGTTAAATTTATAACCTCAATTCCTGCTGACAGCCAAATTGTTACAGAAGGCGCATTCTATTTATTATCTGCCCAGAAAGGTGGCGGAGAACACACACATTAA
- a CDS encoding OsmC family protein, whose protein sequence is MDTIAAQIDTRLYRTEITSASGNILISDEPQEIGGKNLGLNPTELLAASLASCTVITLRMYINRKQWDVSEINVKIDFERDSERNVSLFTRKIEVIGEVDQTQRQRLETIANSCPIHKTLTHSIEIKTTLI, encoded by the coding sequence ATGGATACTATAGCAGCACAAATAGATACCCGTTTGTATCGAACGGAAATTACATCAGCCAGCGGAAATATTCTAATTTCTGATGAACCTCAGGAAATTGGAGGAAAAAATTTAGGACTGAATCCTACAGAACTTTTGGCAGCTTCATTGGCTTCCTGCACCGTAATTACCTTGCGAATGTACATCAATCGCAAACAATGGGATGTTTCTGAAATAAATGTCAAAATTGATTTTGAAAGAGATTCGGAGCGAAATGTTTCCTTATTTACCAGAAAAATAGAAGTAATTGGCGAAGTCGATCAAACGCAAAGACAACGATTAGAAACCATTGCCAATAGCTGCCCAATACACAAAACATTAACACATTCAATAGAAATCAAAACCACATTAATATAA
- a CDS encoding adenosine deaminase: MSRIITLFCFFIAQIGFSQSAENYLEKIRNNEALLTAFFQQMPKGGDLHHHFSGSIYAEPLLERAIAEDFYLNLETMEVSKTKPAKGNWQTFSSLKNEGKLAFYEQQVMQTWSAKDYNGSVPSDDLFFDSFMKFEPTIQGHFAEGMLELKKRAIAENVSYIETQLSTIPCDMNVSDLTDFNSKLRQAATQKDEKAVLKLLDELYKSLQQKDAKKYATDFNNNFIAKLHKDLKIDDEKFTMRYQNFVLRFMDPVDLFKNLTIAFISANDSKLVAGVNIVSPEHGENSMKDYWLHMVMFKYCHAKYPDVKYTLHAGELTLGLVQPEDLTWHINDAIHVAGANRIGHGVDIAYEANSYDLLRYMAKNNIPIEINLTSNEFILKVKENRHPFTLYKEFNVPIVISTDDAGILRTNMTEQYVLLAKRYPDVSYATIKQYVYNSINYSFIQDTSVKKQLLKDLDTRFKAFEAKFPKN, encoded by the coding sequence ATGTCAAGGATAATTACACTTTTCTGTTTTTTTATAGCGCAAATCGGCTTTTCTCAATCTGCTGAAAATTATTTAGAAAAAATCAGAAATAACGAAGCTCTCTTAACAGCTTTTTTTCAACAAATGCCAAAAGGCGGCGATTTACACCATCATTTTTCGGGATCTATTTATGCAGAACCTCTTTTAGAAAGAGCAATTGCAGAAGATTTTTATCTGAATCTGGAAACGATGGAAGTCTCTAAAACCAAACCTGCAAAAGGCAATTGGCAAACATTCTCATCTCTTAAAAACGAAGGTAAACTGGCTTTTTACGAACAGCAAGTCATGCAAACCTGGTCGGCTAAAGATTATAATGGTTCTGTACCTTCAGATGATTTATTTTTTGACTCTTTTATGAAATTCGAACCTACAATCCAAGGTCATTTTGCCGAAGGAATGTTGGAATTAAAGAAACGTGCCATTGCTGAAAATGTAAGCTATATCGAAACGCAACTATCTACGATTCCGTGCGATATGAATGTTTCTGATTTAACTGATTTCAACTCAAAACTACGTCAGGCAGCAACTCAAAAAGATGAAAAGGCAGTTTTAAAACTTTTAGACGAATTATATAAATCGCTTCAACAAAAAGATGCCAAAAAATATGCGACAGATTTCAACAATAATTTCATAGCAAAACTCCACAAAGACTTAAAAATTGATGACGAGAAATTCACAATGCGTTATCAAAATTTTGTGCTTCGTTTTATGGATCCGGTTGATTTATTCAAAAACCTGACGATTGCATTTATCTCTGCAAACGACAGCAAATTGGTTGCTGGCGTAAACATCGTTTCTCCGGAACATGGCGAAAATTCCATGAAAGATTATTGGTTACATATGGTTATGTTTAAATATTGTCACGCTAAATATCCGGACGTAAAATATACGCTTCACGCAGGCGAATTGACTCTAGGTTTGGTACAGCCCGAAGATTTAACGTGGCACATTAACGACGCGATTCATGTTGCCGGAGCAAACCGAATTGGACACGGAGTTGATATCGCTTATGAAGCAAATTCATACGATTTATTGCGTTACATGGCAAAAAACAACATTCCGATCGAGATTAATTTAACGAGTAACGAATTTATTCTGAAAGTGAAAGAAAACAGACATCCGTTTACACTTTACAAAGAATTTAATGTGCCAATCGTAATTAGTACAGACGATGCCGGAATTTTAAGAACGAATATGACGGAACAATATGTTTTACTGGCAAAAAGATATCCCGATGTTTCGTACGCGACTATAAAACAATATGTTTACAACAGTATCAATTATAGTTTTATTCAGGATACATCGGTAAAAAAACAATTACTGAAAGATTTAGATACAAGATTTAAGGCTTTTGAAGCTAAATTTCCTAAGAACTAA
- a CDS encoding GNAT family N-acetyltransferase, giving the protein MEIQQINDIKRGYFEAIEDGKEAGKMTYTWAGDSKFIIDHTEVNEEFNGKGVGKKLVMAAVDYGRNNNLKIIPLCPFAKSVFDKVEEIRDVLFT; this is encoded by the coding sequence ATGGAAATACAACAAATCAACGATATAAAAAGAGGTTATTTTGAAGCTATAGAAGACGGAAAAGAAGCTGGAAAAATGACTTACACCTGGGCTGGAGATTCTAAATTTATAATCGATCACACTGAAGTAAATGAAGAATTTAACGGAAAAGGTGTTGGCAAAAAATTAGTCATGGCCGCAGTTGATTACGGCAGAAATAACAATCTGAAAATAATTCCGCTTTGTCCTTTTGCAAAAAGCGTTTTTGATAAAGTAGAAGAAATTCGTGATGTACTTTTTACATAA
- the rlmH gene encoding 23S rRNA (pseudouridine(1915)-N(3))-methyltransferase RlmH, whose product MNIKLIAIGKTDNKSLQTLIDDYTKRLSFYIKFDLEIIPDIKNVKNLSESQQKEKEGELILSKLTPTDQLILLDENGKNFSSVGFSEELQKKMNSGIKTLVFVIGGPYGFSDTVYSKAQGKISLSLMTFSHQMVRLFFIEQLYRGFTILRNEPYHHQ is encoded by the coding sequence ATGAATATCAAACTTATCGCCATTGGCAAAACAGATAATAAATCGCTTCAAACTTTAATCGACGATTATACCAAACGTTTGTCGTTTTATATCAAATTTGATTTGGAGATTATTCCGGATATCAAAAACGTAAAGAATTTATCTGAAAGTCAGCAAAAGGAAAAAGAAGGCGAGTTAATTCTGTCGAAATTAACGCCAACCGATCAATTAATTTTATTGGATGAAAATGGAAAAAACTTCTCCAGCGTTGGTTTTTCTGAAGAATTACAAAAGAAAATGAATTCAGGAATCAAAACGTTAGTTTTTGTAATTGGCGGTCCATACGGATTCTCAGACACCGTTTACAGCAAAGCACAAGGGAAAATTTCACTTTCGTTAATGACGTTTTCGCATCAAATGGTTCGGTTGTTTTTTATTGAGCAATTGTATCGCGGTTTTACGATTTTAAGGAATGAACCTTATCATCATCAGTAA
- a CDS encoding pirin family protein — protein sequence MSNISLIIEERAANIGNFMVGRLLPFREKRAVGPFVFIDHMGPAHLNQYQNMDVPPHPHIGLSTLTFLFEGSIMHRDSLGTELEIKPGAVNWMTAGKGIVHSERTPEYLRHSDKMLHGLQIWVALPKELEQMDPNFAHVEASDIPSWEEDGVSYKLIAGEAFGKKSPVPVYSPLYFIEIKSTEAKKINIGKDLFGESGLYILEGSIKSGEHVYDPKQILITNDSTLCEFEIAENSTVYIFGGQPFPEEHFIFWNFVSSDKNLLEKAKKDWTEQTFPKVPGETEFVPLPEPRIK from the coding sequence ATGTCAAATATCAGTTTAATTATCGAAGAACGTGCTGCCAATATTGGCAACTTTATGGTAGGGAGATTATTGCCTTTCCGCGAAAAAAGAGCTGTTGGACCATTTGTATTTATCGACCATATGGGACCTGCACATTTAAATCAATATCAAAATATGGATGTTCCGCCGCATCCGCACATCGGACTTTCAACTTTGACATTTTTGTTTGAAGGAAGCATTATGCACCGCGATAGTTTAGGAACTGAATTAGAAATAAAACCGGGCGCTGTAAACTGGATGACCGCCGGAAAAGGAATCGTACATTCTGAAAGAACGCCGGAATATTTAAGACATTCGGATAAAATGCTTCACGGATTGCAAATTTGGGTCGCTTTACCAAAAGAATTAGAACAAATGGATCCGAATTTTGCGCATGTTGAAGCCAGCGATATTCCAAGTTGGGAAGAAGACGGCGTTTCGTATAAATTAATTGCAGGAGAAGCATTTGGAAAAAAATCACCAGTTCCCGTTTATAGCCCGTTATATTTTATTGAGATCAAAAGTACCGAAGCTAAAAAAATCAATATTGGTAAAGATTTATTCGGCGAAAGCGGCTTATATATTTTAGAAGGAAGTATTAAAAGCGGTGAACACGTTTACGATCCAAAACAAATTTTAATTACAAATGACAGCACACTTTGCGAGTTTGAAATAGCCGAAAATTCTACCGTTTATATTTTTGGAGGACAGCCATTTCCCGAAGAACATTTTATCTTTTGGAATTTTGTTTCTTCGGATAAAAACCTACTCGAGAAAGCAAAAAAAGACTGGACCGAACAGACTTTTCCGAAAGTTCCCGGAGAAACTGAATTTGTGCCTTTACCTGAACCAAGAATAAAATAA